In one window of Bacteroidota bacterium DNA:
- a CDS encoding energy transducer TonB has translation MKHLHLTTPLRARPHSVFSHRVSILLLLLLGSISVAHAQQPADSARTGGSTRKTDLPDPNALVEVDQQPTPLNMHEAMRALRYPKQAEDAEIAGRVILKVLIDEEGKPIQHVVLKSPHPSLAA, from the coding sequence ATGAAGCACCTCCACCTTACCACACCCCTCCGTGCCCGGCCGCATAGCGTGTTTAGCCATCGGGTATCCATCCTTCTGCTGCTCCTGCTAGGCAGCATATCCGTAGCCCATGCCCAGCAGCCTGCGGATAGTGCGCGTACGGGTGGGAGTACCAGAAAAACCGATCTGCCAGATCCCAACGCTCTTGTGGAAGTAGACCAACAGCCCACGCCGCTGAATATGCATGAGGCAATGAGAGCGCTACGCTACCCGAAACAGGCAGAGGATGCAGAAATAGCGGGTAGGGTTATCTTGAAGGTATTGATTGACGAAGAAGGAAAGCCAATTCAGCACGTTGTACTGAAGAGCCCGCACCCCAGCCTGGCCGCATAG
- a CDS encoding TonB family protein: MRIEKADLDEIVFHSRNKAYGGYQLRKQYGRVTLLAFLFGSVTVAGLMSIPVLEHLLSGDELAQRELVQNVEVELSPPPVDNEEKAPEELNVPPPPPPAREEIKFVPPEVVEDDEAPEETTIAEVEKLTEDEDQNVGDENKEGDDAAPDISRVDIDGAGGTGSGDAPVVQALPDPNAFVVVDKQPQAANMDDIKKKMVYPEIARQANIEGRVILKVLINEEGTPIKHIVLKSPHPSLAAEASSKVYLLQFSPAIQAGRPIKFWVVTPFDFKL; the protein is encoded by the coding sequence ATGCGTATAGAAAAAGCAGATCTGGACGAAATTGTATTTCACAGCCGGAACAAAGCCTACGGTGGGTACCAGCTGCGTAAGCAGTACGGCCGCGTTACCCTGCTCGCCTTCCTGTTTGGTTCCGTAACCGTAGCCGGCCTGATGTCCATCCCGGTGCTGGAGCACCTCCTAAGCGGAGACGAACTAGCGCAAAGGGAGCTGGTACAAAACGTGGAGGTGGAGCTAAGCCCACCCCCTGTAGACAACGAGGAAAAAGCGCCCGAAGAGCTAAACGTCCCCCCACCGCCACCCCCGGCGCGCGAGGAGATTAAGTTTGTACCACCCGAGGTGGTAGAGGACGATGAAGCGCCCGAGGAAACCACCATTGCGGAAGTGGAAAAGCTGACTGAGGACGAAGACCAGAATGTGGGCGATGAGAACAAGGAGGGCGATGATGCCGCACCCGACATCAGCCGGGTAGACATAGATGGAGCGGGTGGAACCGGCAGCGGGGATGCCCCCGTGGTGCAGGCCCTGCCAGACCCCAATGCCTTTGTGGTAGTAGACAAGCAGCCCCAGGCAGCTAACATGGACGACATCAAGAAAAAGATGGTGTACCCCGAGATAGCCCGCCAGGCAAACATCGAGGGCCGTGTGATCCTGAAAGTGCTCATCAACGAGGAGGGTACGCCCATAAAGCACATCGTGCTGAAGAGCCCGCACCCCAGCCTGGCCGCAGAGGCCTCCAGCAAGGTCTATCTGCTCCAGTTCTCGCCCGCCATACAGGCAGGCAGGCCCATCAAGTTCTGGGTAGTAACGCCTTTCGATTTCAAACTGTAG
- a CDS encoding biopolymer transporter ExbD, translating into MAAAVDGGGDSGGKKGKRRGKKGVPPIDMTPMVDLGFLLLTFFILTATLSDPKSMPIVVPSDEIDTPKEEKEKVAESKVMNIIIAGQDRIYYYMGKSDGEEGGVELKSINYGKGIRTKIQENQEQVKKRFATAKDPDPMIVLIKMAKDARYENMVNILDEMNVTNQKKYMLLDLEREEAEFVQAYEESQNLTPSAVAKTLAAGAGQSK; encoded by the coding sequence ATGGCAGCAGCAGTAGACGGCGGTGGCGATAGTGGTGGCAAAAAAGGCAAACGAAGGGGTAAGAAAGGCGTACCCCCCATCGATATGACCCCGATGGTGGACTTGGGATTCCTGCTCCTTACCTTCTTTATCCTGACAGCCACCCTATCCGACCCCAAGAGCATGCCCATTGTAGTACCCTCTGATGAGATAGATACACCGAAGGAGGAGAAAGAAAAGGTAGCCGAGAGCAAGGTGATGAACATCATCATAGCCGGCCAAGACCGAATCTACTACTACATGGGGAAAAGCGATGGCGAAGAGGGTGGGGTGGAGCTAAAGTCCATTAACTATGGCAAGGGCATCCGCACCAAGATCCAGGAAAACCAGGAGCAGGTAAAGAAGCGCTTTGCCACGGCCAAGGACCCCGACCCCATGATTGTGCTCATCAAGATGGCCAAAGATGCACGCTATGAAAACATGGTGAACATCCTGGATGAGATGAACGTAACCAACCAGAAAAAGTACATGCTACTGGATCTGGAGCGCGAAGAGGCCGAGTTTGTACAGGCGTACGAAGAAAGCCAGAACCTTACCCCATCTGCCGTGGCAAAAACCCTGGCTGCGGGTGCGGGTCAATCAAAGTAA
- a CDS encoding biopolymer transporter ExbD, whose product MSKAKVAKKSTFIDMTPMVDLAFLLITFFMLTIKFTKQETEKVTIPASTIEKAVPAKDLLTIYANKDGQVRVGITEQGELAKTWLERMATLYNIKFTAEQYEAFSVLSEVPVPIERLPQYLSADPEQRKAIYKQTQGVPMDTVNTRNQLDDWIFEARKVKNQYHQLNPEATTKDFRLAIKADRDTPYPIIQRITEVLKGQQANKFSLITDKKATPK is encoded by the coding sequence ATGTCCAAGGCCAAAGTAGCCAAGAAGAGTACATTCATCGATATGACGCCGATGGTGGATCTGGCGTTTCTCCTCATCACCTTCTTCATGCTTACCATTAAGTTTACGAAGCAGGAAACGGAGAAAGTAACCATCCCGGCCTCTACGATCGAGAAGGCAGTACCGGCAAAGGACCTGCTCACCATCTACGCCAATAAGGATGGCCAGGTGCGTGTGGGCATTACCGAGCAGGGAGAGCTAGCCAAAACCTGGCTGGAGCGTATGGCGACGCTGTACAACATCAAGTTTACCGCCGAGCAGTATGAGGCATTTTCAGTACTATCCGAGGTGCCCGTACCCATAGAGCGACTGCCCCAGTACCTGAGTGCCGACCCTGAGCAACGCAAGGCGATCTATAAGCAGACGCAAGGCGTGCCCATGGATACGGTAAACACGCGAAACCAGCTGGATGACTGGATTTTTGAAGCGCGCAAAGTGAAAAACCAATATCACCAGCTGAACCCCGAGGCCACTACCAAGGACTTCCGGCTGGCCATAAAGGCAGATCGCGATACGCCCTATCCCATCATACAGCGCATTACCGAGGTGCTGAAAGGCCAGCAGGCCAATAAGTTCAGCCTCATCACTGATAAAAAAGCAACCCCTAAATAA